One Cucurbita pepo subsp. pepo cultivar mu-cu-16 chromosome LG20, ASM280686v2, whole genome shotgun sequence genomic window carries:
- the LOC111782707 gene encoding 4-coumarate--CoA ligase-like 9 — translation MADRNPSLNAAHFVDIRSGFCPQTKIFRSLRPPLIIPPLSQPLSVTEHALSLLQSSPPPSNAAVLVDSNSGVHLSYAIFLRQIRTLASNLKALTSLSNGQVAFILAPTSLEVPVLYFALLSLGVVISPANPIGSDSEISHQIRLSQPVIAFATSSTASKLPKLPLGTVLIDSPAFLSMMTEINRSDGIADVKVDQSDSAAILYSSGTTGRVKGVLLSHRNLIVVNSSPNPLLSEVNNGETEPRQVSLCLLPLFHVFGFVMLLRAISRGETLVLMQKFDFVEMLSAVEKFGVTYIPVSPPLVVALAKSELVAKYDLSSLQVLGCGGAPLGKEVIEKFHQKLPKVEIIQGYGLTESTAGAARSMGPEESSNTKSVGRLSENMEAMIVDPDSGEALPPGHRGELWLRGPGIMKGYVGDAKATTETLHPDGWLKTGDLCYFDSDGFLYIVDRLKELIKYKAYQVPPAELEHLLQSNPEIIDAAVIPYPDEDAGEIPMAYVVRKPGSNITEAQVIDFIAKQVAPYKKIRRVSFIDAIPKSPAGKILRRELTQHARSHGSNKL, via the exons ATGGCAGATCGGAATCCCAGCTTAAACGCCGCCCATTTCGTTGATATTCGAAGCGGTTTCTGTCCTCAGACGAAGATTTTCCGTAGCCTCCGACCACCCCTCATAATTCCGCCATTATCTCAGCCTCTCTCCGTTACCGAACACGCCCTTTCTCTCCTTCAATCGTCCCCTCCTCCTTCAAATGCCGCCGTTCTCGTCGACTCCAACTCCGGTGTTCATCTCTCCTATGCCATTTTTCTCCGTCAAATACGAACCCTTGCCTCTAATCTTAAAGCGTTAACCTCACTCTCCAATGGTCAAGTGGCTTTTATTCTCGCACCGACTTCTCTGGAAGTCCCTGTGTTGTATTTTGCTCTGTTATCTCTCGGTGTTGTTATCTCTCCGGCTAATCCGATTGGTTCCGATTCGGAGATTTCTCATCAGATTCGACTCAGTCAACCGGTCATTGCCTTCGCTACATCCTCGACGGCGTCCAAGCTCCCCAAGCTTCCACTCGGCACCGTCCTGATCGATTCTCCTGCGTTTCTCTCCATGATGACCGAAATCAATAGATCTGATGGTATTGCCGACGTTAAAGTCGATCAATCCGACTCGGCGGCGATCCTGTACTCGTCAGGAACGACAGGGCGAGTGAAAGGCGTGTTACTGAGTCATCGAAACCTTATTGTGGTGAACTCTAGTCCTAATCCTCTTCTATCTGAGGTCAACAACGGAGAGACGGAGCCACGTCAGGTGTCTCTGTGTCTGTTGCCTCTGTTCCATGTTTTCGGATTCGTCATGTTGCTTCGAGCGATTTCACGAGGAGAAACATTGGTTCTGATGCAAAAATTCGACTTCGTGGAGATGCTATCAGCAGTAGAGAAGTTTGGAGTTACGTACATCCCAGTTTCTCCGCCGCTAGTGGTGGCGCTGGCCAAGTCGGAACTGGTGGCGAAATACGATCTCAGTTCTCTTCAAGTTTTGGGGTGCGGCGGCGCTCCTCTTGGGAAAGAAGTCATCGAGAAATTCCATCAGAAATTGCCCAAAGTTGAAATTATCCAG GGATATGGGTTGACAGAGAGTACAGCGGGGGCAGCAAGAAGTATGGGGCCCGAGGAAAGCAGCAACACGAAGTCAGTAGGCCGCCTATCTGAAAACATGGAAGCCATGATTGTGGATCCTGATTCTGGAGAGGCCTTGCCTCCTGGCCATAGAGGAGAGCTTTGGCTGCGTGGTCCAGGAATCATGAAAG GTTATGTAGGAGATGCCAAGGCAACTACCGAAACCCTGCATCCAGATGGATGGCTAAAGACCGGTGATCTTTGCTATTTTGATTCCGATGGATTCCTCTACATTGTTGATagattaaaagaattgatCAAGTACAAGGCTTATCAG GTCCCACCTGCAGAATTGGAACATTTGCTTCAATCCAACCCTGAAATCATTGACGCTGCTGTGATACC CTATCCCGATGAAGATGCTGGAGAGATTCCTATGGCTTACGTTGTTAGAAAGCCTGGAAGCAATATCACTGAGGCTCAAGTTATTGATTTCATTGCTAAACAG GTTGCACCGTACAAGAAAATTCGACGAGTTTCGTTTATCGACGCGATCCCGAAATCGCCTGCCGGGAAGATTCTGAGGAGGGAGCTGACCCAACATGCTCGCTCTCATGGTTCTAATAAGCTCTAA
- the LOC111783058 gene encoding malate synthase, glyoxysomal: MGSLGMYSESAVRKKSSRGYDVPEGVDIRGRYDEEFARILNKEALVFVADLQRTFRNHIRYSMECRREAKRRYNEGAVPGFDPATKYIRESEWTCAPVPPAVADRRVEITGPVERKMIINALNSGAKVFMADFEDALSPNWENLMRGQINLKDAVDGTISFHDKARNKVYKLNDQTAKLFVRPRGWHLPEAHIFIDGEPATGCLVDFGLYFFHNHANFRRSQGQGSGPFFYLPKMEHSREAKIWNSVFERAEKMAGIERGSIRATVLIETLPAVFQMDEILYELRDHSVGLNCGRWDYIFSYVKTFQAHPDRLLPDRVQVGMAQHFMRSYSDLLIRTCHRRGVHAMGGMAAQIPIRDDPKANEMALELVRKDKLREAKAGHDGTWAAHPGLIPACMEVFTNNMGNAPNQIRSARRDDAANLTADDLLQQPRGVRTLEGLRLNTRVGIQYLAAWLTGTGSVPLYNLMEDAATAEISRVQNWQWLKYGVELDGDGLGVRVNKELFGRVVEEEMERIEREVGKEKFRKGMYKEACKMFTRQCTAPTLDDFLTLDAYNHIVIHHPRELSRL, from the exons atgggatCACTGGGAATGTATTCTGAATCGGCAGTAAGGAAGAAAAGCAGCAGAGGCTACGATGTTCCAGAGGGAGTGGACATTCGGGGACGTTATGATGAAGAATTTGCCAGGATTCTCAACAAGGAAGCCTTGGTGTTTGTGGCTGATTTACAGAGGACTTTCAGAAACCACATAAGGTATTCGATGGAATGCCGCAGAGAAGCCAAAAGGAGGTACAATGAAGGGGCGGTGCCGGGGTTTGATCCGGCGACCAAGTATATTAGGGAATCTGAGTGGACATGTGCACCAGTCCCCCCGGCAGTTGCTGATCGGAGGGTGGAGATCACCGGACCTGTGGAGCGGAAGATGATCATCAACGCACTCAATTCTGGAGCTAAAGTTTTCATG gCGGACTTTGAAGATGCACTGTCACCAAACTGGGAGAATTTGATGAGAGGGCAAATTAATCTGAAGGATGCAGTAGATGGGACTATAAGCTTCCATGACAAAGCTAGAAACAAGGTTTATAAACTGAACGATCAGACAGCCAAGCTCTTTGTTCGTCCTCGAGGTTGGCACTTGCCTGAGGCTCATATCTTCATCGACGGCGAGCCTGCCACCGGCTGTCTTGTGGACTTTGGGCTCTACTTCTTCCACAACCATGCCAATTTCCGGCGCTCTCAAGGTCAAGGTTCTGGCCCTTTCTTCTACCTTCCCAAAATGGAGCACTCCAG GGAAGCTAAGATATGGAACAGTGTATTTGAGAGAGCAGAGAAGATGGCAGGGATAGAGAGGGGCAGCATCAGGGCCACTGTGCTAATTGAAACACTTCCAGCAGTGTTTCAAATGGATGAAATACTCTATGAGCTGAGGGATCATTCTGTGGGATTGAACTGTGGTAGATGGGATTACATATTCAGCTATGTCAAGACCTTCCAGGCTCACCCAGATCGCCTGTTACCCGACCGAGTCCAAGTCGGTATGGCACAACATTTCATGAGGAGTTATTCTGATCTCCTTATCAGGACTTGTCACAGGCGTGGTGTGCACGCCATGGGAGGCATG GCAGCTCAAATTCCAATTAGAGATGACCCAAAGGCAAATGAGATGGCACTTGAGCTAGTGAGGAAGGACAAATTGAGAGAGGCAAAGGCAGGACATGATGGAACATGGGCAGCACATCCAGGACTAATCCCAGCATGTATGGAAGTCTTCACCAACAACATGGGAAACGCCCCAAATCAGATTCGATCTGCAAGACGAGACGATGCTGCAAACCTAACTGCAGACGACCTCTTGCAGCAACCGAGGGGTGTTCGTACATTGGAAGGGCTCCGGTTAAACACCCGAGTTGGAATTCAGTACTTAGCAGCATGGCTAACCGGGACAGGCTCTGTGCCTCTCTACAACCTTATGGAAGATGCAGCCACAGCTGAAATCAGCAGGGTTCAAAACTGGCAATGGCTGAAGTATGGAGTGGAATTGGATGGAGATGGGCTTGGAGTGAGAGTGAACAAGGAACTGTTCGGAAGAGTggtggaagaagaaatggaaaggaTTGAAAGAGAAGTGGGGAAGGAGAAATTCAGGAAGGGAATGTACAAAGAGGCTTGCAAGATGTTCACAAGGCAATGCACAGCGCCAACCTTGGATGATTTTCTGACCTTGGATGCGTACAACCATATAGTCATACATCATCCCAGGGAGCTGTCCAGGCTCTGA
- the LOC111783222 gene encoding uncharacterized protein LOC111783222, whose amino-acid sequence MDGNGRGGCCIARYVGPSHDMSKVDRIMLRFRPIAPKPALSSGSGSPDSTPEKPEVTGRTGRGKRKCGRETGSKRCNNRRKKSVTNDGVLGSAVMTTTLPLLPEIPGCVKREGRNVPVWLSFEGVREEAGLVVDRTAVAAVSVPQAVRIVASSVTVEHVAEITWGEGEELGCTDEERRRNLERDTCPGFISDGGGKVTWTNEAYREMVGGTADDVVRVWLEMKETTEEWWPAFTCRVKVQYRSRWGKERSSLTAPCDAWRMDGGGFAWRLDVKAALSLGFCR is encoded by the coding sequence ATGGACGGTAACGGGAGAGGAGGTTGCTGTATTGCCCGATATGTCGGTCCTTCTCACGACATGTCGAAAGTCGACCGTATAATGCTTAGGTTTCGCCCCATTGCGCCTAAACCGGCGCTTTCCTCCGGATCTGGTTCTCCGGATTCCACGCCGGAGAAACCTGAGGTTACCGGACGAACCGGTAGAGGGAAGAGGAAGTGCGGTAGGGAAACTGGAAGTAAGCGGTGCAATAATCGGAGGAAGAAGAGTGTAACAAACGACGGCGTTTTGGGTTCGGCGGTTATGACGACGACGTTGCCGCTTTTGCCGGAGATTCCGGGTTGTGTtaagagagaaggaagaaacgTGCCGGTTTGGTTGAGTTTCGAGGGGGTGAGAGAGGAAGCGGGATTGGTGGTGGATCGGACGGCGGTTGCAGCGGTGTCGGTGCCGCAGGCGGTGAGGATAGTGGCTTCGTCGGTGACGGTGGAGCACGTAGCGGAGATCACGTGGGGAGAAGGGGAGGAGTTGGGATGTACGGACgaggagaggaggaggaatcTAGAGAGAGACACGTGTCCTGGGTTTATATCGGACGGTGGAGGGAAGGTGACGTGGACAAACGAAGCGTATAGGGAGATGGTGGGGGGTACGGCGGATGACGTGGTGAGGGTTTGGTTGGAGATGAAGGAGACGACGGAGGAGTGGTGGCCGGCATTCACGTGTAGAGTTAAGGTTCAGTACCGGAGCCGGTGGGGAAAGGAGAGGAGCTCGTTGACGGCGCCGTGTGATGCATGGAGGATGGACGGCGGCGGGTTTGCTTGGAGGCTGGACGTCAAGGCGGCGCTCAGTCTCGGCTTCTGCCGATAA
- the LOC111782615 gene encoding uncharacterized protein LOC111782615: MASSAFKSTTKRTPIGASVASNDDSASTNRSSIHRRSRSLSRFSHPLPSSPADKGFDEGSARQGRFVNTSSRGSGFPEISLDDLAVEFFGSGDRGRSAARSSESSGATNAAVASNRRGRSVSRHSCAKGSGGSNEGKGRASYSVGGGKVVPESNSRRRRSLSVVRYQISDSESDIDRSQNSGIRVKEKSYGIGNKQKPISHKADDSNRRPSLQRSLSQNDFKCHDGYSSQSSVLTDDEGKDTYFGNGVMEETIRSIYARKAKQPNGGVVDNGGLYEAMRKELRHAVEEIRVELEQEMVNRNSSVGTFSDDLHSSDSGICQHTSPFTRNYSTKQEQSGKRRDSLGKMVTEEQRGQERPKMIKNLPPDLKNAVAENPSRTRKRSKDRSRMSKRLSEEAEKYIEDFISNVEDTDISSLDGDRSDASSSLRGKEKPNFKIQAASKHVPPGMDGVLFPWLQWETDNDATPYPRKSMIEPPTTPQTFPRDVNQDTINAQDLCNQSASSQGSWSPGVNISLSGKAVKDIESRFKRLGNYQNQSYLESRESRFDMDEYLKRPSNEDFLLERWKQQHRTNSSGLLLCHRLFL, translated from the exons ATGGCGTCGTCTGCTTTCAAATCGACGACCAAACGGACGCCGATCGGAGCATCGGTTGCTTCAAATGATGACTCCGCTTCAACCAATCGGAGCTCGATTCACCGCCGCTCTCGAAGTCTGAGCCGATTTTCCCACCCTCTGCCATCGTCTCCCGCCGATAAGGGATTCGACGAGGGTTCAGCTCGGCAAGGTAGGTTTGTAAACACGTCATCGAGAGGCTCGGGATTCCCTGAGATCAGTCTCGATGACTTAGCAGTCGAATTCTTCGGTTCTGGTGATCGAGGGCGGTCCGCTGCGCGGAGCTCCGAGTCGAGTGGTGCTACGAATGCTGCCGTGGCGTCGAATAGACGAGGGAGGTCAGTGTCGAGACACAGTTGTGCTAAAGGTAGTGGCGGTAGTAACGAGGGCAAAGGAAGAGCCAGTTATAGCGTTGGAGGGGGGAAAGTGGTTCCTGAAAGTAATTCGAGAAGACGGCGCTCTCTCTCGGTGGTTCGCTACCAGATTAGCGATTCGGAG AGTGATATTGATCGATCTCAGAATTCTGGAATTCGTgtcaaagaaaagagctaTGGTATAGGAAATAAGCAGAAGCCAATATCTCATAAGGCTGATGATTCAAACCGTAGACCATCATTGCAAAGATCTCTTAGCCAGAATGATTTTAAGTGCCATGATGGCTATTCA AGCCAGTCTTCAGTTCTAACTGATGATGAAGGGAAGGATACATACTTCGGTAATGGTGTAATGGAGGAGACTATTCGATCAATTTATGCAAGAAAG GCAAAGCAGCCCAATGGGGGTGTTGTTGACAATGGCGGCTTGTATGAAGCAATGCGGAAAGAACTTAGACATGCTGTGGAAGAGATAAGGGTGGAACTTGAGCAG GAAATGGTGAACAGAAATTCGTCTGTTGGAACTTTCAGTGATGATTTGCATTCAAGTGATTCTGGTATTTGTCAGCATACGTCTCCATTTACTAGAAATTATtcaacaaaacaagaacag TCTGGGAAGCGCAGAGATTCATTGGGTAAGATGGTGACAGAGGAGCAACGTGGTCAAGAACGTCCAAAGATGATTAAAAATTTGCCTCCTGATCTGAAAAATGCTGTTGCAGAGAACCCTTCACGAACCAGAAAG AGGAGCAAGGATAGAAGTAGGATGTCAAAACGATTGAGTGAGGAGGCAGAAAAATACATTGAGGACTTCATTTCCAATGTCGAAGATACCGACATTTCATCTCTTGATGGCGATAGGAGCGACGCCAGTTCATCTTTAAGGGGgaaagaaaaaccaaatttcaaaattcaagcaGCCAGCAAACATGTTCCTCCTGGAATGGATGGTGTCCTATTTCCATGGTTGCAATGGGAGACCGATAATGATGCCACTCCTTATCCTCGAAAGAGTATGATCGAACCACCTACAACTCCGCAAACTTTTCCAAGGGATGTTAATCAG GATACAATCAATGCCCAAGATCTATGCAACCAATCTGCTAGCAGCCAAGGGAGTTGGAGCCCTGGCGTTAACATTAGCCTTTCTGGGAAAGCTGTTAAAGATATAGAAAGTAGATTCAAAAGACTTGGTAATTATCAAAATCAGTCCTATTTGGAATCAAGAGAATCTCGGTTCGATATGGATGAATATTTAAAGCGTCCAAGCAATGAAGATTTTCTCCTAGAAAGATGGAAGCAGCAGCACAGAACCAACTCCAGTGGTCTATTGCTTTGCCATCGTCTATTTTTATAg